A window of the Comamonas sp. Y33R10-2 genome harbors these coding sequences:
- a CDS encoding PaaI family thioesterase: MAIWTRELDLKALNAGSANTAISHLGIEFTEYGDEYVCARIHVDERTCQPYGILHGGVSVVLAETLGSMAAACSIPDGYRCVGLSVTANHVRAGRKGSWITATARPVHLGRTTHVWGIELRDEDGKMTCNCSLTMAILPPEAAKNTRLDVASLGGVA; the protein is encoded by the coding sequence ATGGCGATCTGGACCCGAGAGCTTGATTTGAAAGCACTGAACGCAGGCAGTGCCAACACGGCAATTTCACACCTGGGTATTGAGTTCACCGAATACGGTGACGAGTATGTTTGCGCCCGCATTCATGTGGATGAGCGCACTTGCCAGCCCTATGGAATCTTGCACGGCGGCGTCAGCGTGGTGCTGGCCGAAACATTGGGTTCTATGGCTGCGGCCTGCAGCATTCCTGATGGCTACCGCTGCGTGGGCCTGAGCGTGACTGCCAATCATGTGCGCGCAGGCCGCAAGGGTAGCTGGATTACGGCCACTGCCCGACCGGTGCACTTGGGTCGAACCACCCATGTGTGGGGCATTGAACTGCGCGATGAAGACGGAAAAATGACCTGCAACTGCAGTCTGACCATGGCTATCTTGCCGCCTGAAGCTGCGAAAAATACTCGCCTTGATGTGGCGTCTCTGGGCGGGGTCGCCTAG
- a CDS encoding M48 family metallopeptidase: MQAIPSFLRHSVTRNYLLLTLACTALIHTPAQAQVDVGKSSMMRQLVPAETLENSATQQYQELLQQAKAKGALADSNNAQLQRLRSIAQRLIPHAVQWNPRASQWRWEVNLIGSKQINAFCMPGGKIAFYTGIIDQLKLTDDEIAMIMGHEMAHALREHSREQLAKNQATSLGISLGAQLLGLGDIGSTAARLGGQLLSLKFSRSDESDADLVGLELAARAGYNPQASVSLWRKMGEATGQSGVSFLSTHPTGPNRIRELEDNVPRVTGLFEQARKR; this comes from the coding sequence ATGCAAGCCATCCCCTCCTTCCTGCGCCACTCCGTTACTCGCAACTACCTGCTGCTAACACTTGCCTGCACTGCGCTAATACACACGCCAGCACAAGCTCAAGTGGATGTGGGAAAGTCATCCATGATGCGCCAACTGGTGCCCGCTGAAACGCTTGAAAATTCAGCCACCCAGCAGTACCAAGAATTGCTGCAGCAAGCCAAGGCCAAAGGGGCGCTCGCCGACAGCAACAATGCCCAACTGCAACGCCTGCGCAGCATTGCGCAACGCCTCATTCCACATGCTGTGCAGTGGAATCCGCGTGCCAGCCAGTGGCGATGGGAGGTCAACCTCATTGGCAGCAAGCAGATCAACGCTTTTTGCATGCCCGGGGGCAAGATTGCTTTTTACACCGGCATCATCGACCAGCTCAAGCTGACGGATGATGAAATCGCCATGATCATGGGGCATGAGATGGCACACGCATTGCGCGAGCATTCACGCGAGCAACTGGCCAAAAATCAGGCCACCAGCCTAGGCATATCGCTGGGCGCGCAACTGTTGGGACTTGGCGATATTGGCAGCACAGCAGCGCGCTTGGGCGGGCAGTTGCTGAGCCTTAAATTCAGCCGCAGCGATGAAAGCGATGCCGACTTGGTCGGCCTGGAGCTAGCCGCCCGCGCCGGCTACAACCCGCAGGCCTCCGTAAGCCTGTGGCGCAAGATGGGTGAAGCTACCGGCCAAAGCGGCGTGAGCTTTCTCTCTACCCACCCCACAGGTCCCAACCGCATACGCGAGCTTGAAGACAATGTGCCCCGCGTCACGGGCCTGTTCGAGCAAGCACGTAAGCGTTGA
- a CDS encoding DMT family transporter, which translates to MSSQATLSSPATSASFAPIGLVLAAAMLWGTTGTAQHFAPAQLSPYWVGGLRMVMAALFFVALAMVMDKGHRSSPLRWGRVLFCGLCMAVYNLSFFAGIKACGVALGTALAIGSGPIWAGLMQAIVQNRMPSPQWWLGTCIGVGGGIVMALAATDPQNLPWGGMALCLLAGLSYAAYALVNQALVMQARVATVNAWVFGCAALMSLPFAAWLGGPLQTSASGWVVVIYLGMVTTGFAYLLFSIGLRSMSAATGVALSKAEPITAFALSLLIVGERPQWWSVLGLLGVIGGLWLVVQAERKSTENI; encoded by the coding sequence ATGTCATCTCAAGCCACACTCTCTTCTCCCGCCACCAGCGCCTCATTCGCCCCCATAGGTCTGGTGCTGGCGGCAGCCATGCTCTGGGGCACCACGGGCACGGCCCAGCACTTTGCACCGGCGCAGCTCTCACCTTACTGGGTGGGCGGCCTACGCATGGTCATGGCAGCGTTGTTCTTTGTCGCACTTGCGATGGTGATGGACAAAGGCCACCGCTCATCCCCGCTGCGCTGGGGTCGCGTGCTGTTTTGCGGGCTGTGCATGGCCGTCTACAACCTCAGCTTTTTCGCAGGCATCAAAGCCTGTGGCGTCGCGCTAGGCACGGCGTTGGCGATTGGCAGCGGCCCTATCTGGGCAGGGCTGATGCAGGCGATAGTGCAAAACCGCATGCCCAGCCCGCAGTGGTGGCTGGGCACTTGCATCGGCGTGGGTGGCGGCATTGTCATGGCGCTGGCTGCAACCGACCCGCAAAACCTGCCTTGGGGCGGTATGGCGCTGTGCCTGCTGGCGGGGCTGTCCTATGCCGCCTATGCGCTGGTGAACCAAGCGCTGGTGATGCAAGCCCGTGTGGCCACAGTCAATGCCTGGGTGTTTGGCTGCGCCGCGCTAATGTCGCTACCCTTTGCCGCTTGGCTAGGCGGCCCATTACAGACCAGCGCCAGCGGCTGGGTTGTGGTTATCTATCTGGGCATGGTCACCACAGGTTTCGCCTATTTGCTGTTCTCCATAGGCTTGCGCAGCATGTCCGCAGCCACGGGAGTGGCACTGAGCAAGGCAGAGCCGATTACTGCCTTTGCCCTGTCTTTGCTGATCGTGGGTGAACGCCCGCAATGGTGGTCGGTGCTGGGTCTTTTGGGCGTGATTGGCGGCCTGTGGCTGGTGGTGCAAGCCGAGAGAAAATCTACGGAAAATATCTGA
- a CDS encoding AraC family transcriptional regulator has protein sequence MICHTAHTHAALDEAQTSVRSYSGEHQAHAHGYAQILFALQGRMELEVGGRPSFVDGACGMVIPAGTDHGYLAPPQTQVLVIDVPMAPGLDKLRRFAVPPPLRYPQSSLSAAAQMALVLQAPTLLQRRGLDMQWLQHRVQAALHESWPTARLATLMHLSVAQFHTRFVELVGTTPQDWLRSLRLDAAVQQLKQGTALEATALRCGYASASALAYALRRDRGVTSRQLREQR, from the coding sequence ATGATTTGCCACACCGCACACACGCATGCAGCGCTTGACGAGGCACAAACCTCGGTGCGCAGCTACAGCGGTGAGCATCAAGCCCATGCTCACGGCTATGCGCAGATTTTGTTTGCGCTGCAGGGCCGTATGGAGCTGGAAGTGGGCGGCAGGCCCAGCTTTGTAGATGGTGCCTGCGGCATGGTCATCCCTGCCGGCACAGACCACGGTTATCTGGCCCCGCCGCAAACGCAAGTACTGGTGATTGATGTCCCCATGGCGCCGGGGCTGGACAAGCTGCGCCGCTTTGCCGTGCCGCCGCCGCTGCGCTACCCCCAATCGAGCTTGTCAGCAGCTGCGCAAATGGCCTTGGTGCTGCAAGCCCCAACCCTGCTGCAACGCCGGGGGCTGGATATGCAATGGCTGCAGCATCGGGTGCAAGCTGCGCTGCATGAAAGCTGGCCCACAGCACGGCTAGCAACGTTGATGCATTTGAGCGTGGCACAATTCCATACACGCTTTGTAGAACTGGTGGGCACCACCCCGCAAGACTGGTTGCGCAGCCTGCGCCTTGATGCTGCCGTGCAGCAACTCAAGCAAGGCACAGCGTTGGAGGCTACGGCCCTGCGCTGCGGTTATGCATCAGCCAGCGCACTGGCCTATGCGCTGCGGCGCGATAGAGGTGTGACATCGCGCCAGTTGCGTGAGCAGCGCTGA
- a CDS encoding MFS transporter, with protein MPIALKNQTMTESTQTNSSSSSADVVIKSKRSWAQAIKVYAQPASLRMLALGFSAGLPLLLVIGTLSFWLREAGIDRSTIGFLSWVGLAYAFKWVWSPLVDRLPLPIATRLLGRRRSWLLFSQLLVAAGLLAMSFMDPQQALQPLVICAVLVAFGSATQDIALDAYRIESAKVDDQAALAATYQTGYRLAMIWAGAGVLWVAAKVQGEAQGYVVQAWHVAYTVMAASMLVGMITVLFSPEPEARPMPAARNAAEWIQGALISPFADFIKRYRWQALLLLALIGLYRVSDVVMGNMANPFYVDMGYTKEEVAAVTKMFGVIMTLLGGFVGGVMAVRWGVMRVLMLGAILSAGTNLLFAWLATRGHDVSALIWVVSADNLAGGIASAAFIAYLSGLTNVQYSATQYALFSSMMLLAPKWLGGYSGMFVDAYGYEAFFQTTALMGFPVLLLIALASRVKMGSSH; from the coding sequence ATGCCGATTGCCTTAAAGAATCAGACCATGACCGAGTCGACCCAAACCAACAGCAGCTCCTCCTCCGCAGATGTCGTCATCAAGTCCAAGCGCAGTTGGGCTCAGGCCATTAAGGTCTACGCCCAACCCGCTAGCTTGCGTATGCTGGCTTTGGGCTTCTCAGCGGGCTTGCCCCTGCTGCTGGTAATTGGCACTTTGAGCTTTTGGCTGCGCGAGGCGGGTATTGACCGCAGCACGATCGGATTTTTGAGCTGGGTGGGGCTGGCTTACGCCTTCAAATGGGTCTGGTCGCCCTTGGTCGATCGCTTGCCTTTACCGATCGCCACCAGACTGCTGGGTCGCCGCCGCAGTTGGTTGTTGTTTTCGCAGTTGCTGGTTGCGGCTGGGTTGCTGGCAATGTCTTTTATGGACCCCCAGCAAGCCTTGCAACCGCTGGTGATCTGCGCGGTGCTGGTGGCGTTTGGCTCGGCCACGCAAGATATTGCCCTCGATGCCTACCGCATCGAATCGGCCAAGGTGGATGACCAAGCCGCGCTGGCCGCGACCTATCAGACCGGTTATCGCTTGGCCATGATTTGGGCTGGCGCAGGCGTGCTGTGGGTGGCAGCCAAGGTGCAAGGAGAAGCGCAGGGCTATGTGGTGCAGGCTTGGCATGTGGCCTATACCGTGATGGCGGCCAGCATGTTGGTGGGCATGATTACGGTGCTGTTCTCGCCCGAGCCTGAGGCCCGCCCCATGCCGGCAGCGCGCAACGCAGCTGAGTGGATTCAAGGCGCGTTGATCTCCCCGTTTGCAGACTTCATCAAACGTTACCGTTGGCAGGCGCTGCTGCTGCTGGCGCTGATTGGCCTGTATCGCGTAAGTGATGTGGTTATGGGCAATATGGCCAACCCCTTCTATGTAGACATGGGCTACACCAAGGAAGAGGTGGCGGCGGTCACCAAAATGTTTGGCGTCATCATGACGCTACTAGGCGGCTTTGTCGGCGGCGTCATGGCCGTGCGCTGGGGCGTGATGCGTGTGTTGATGCTGGGCGCCATTTTGTCGGCCGGCACCAACTTGCTGTTTGCTTGGCTGGCCACGCGTGGCCACGATGTATCGGCCTTAATCTGGGTGGTCAGTGCTGACAATTTGGCGGGCGGCATTGCTTCAGCCGCCTTCATCGCCTACCTCTCGGGTCTGACCAATGTGCAGTACTCAGCCACGCAATACGCGCTGTTTAGCTCCATGATGCTGCTCGCGCCCAAATGGTTGGGCGGCTACTCAGGCATGTTTGTCGATGCCTATGGCTACGAGGCATTTTTCCAAACCACGGCTCTCATGGGCTTCCCCGTCCTGCTGCTGATTGCTTTAGCTTCAAGGGTGAAAATGGGATCTAGCCATTGA
- a CDS encoding response regulator — MTTLPPMSTHQLLMIEDDVRLAQMVSDYLGNNGLDVIHKADGKSGLDQLQPADGSSPEQPDLVILDLMLPDMDGLEVCRRIRAIPGAAGQVPVLMLTAKGDPMDRIIGLELGADDYLPKPFEPRELLARIRAILRRKGSESQAAPATAVMRFGGLEIDRDARTVAVGDQVADLTSYQFDLLVALAERAGRVLTRDQIMEAVRGRELEAFDRSIDVHMGRIRAAIEADPKAPKRILTVRGVGYVFAKQQD; from the coding sequence ATGACTACACTGCCCCCTATGAGCACGCACCAACTTTTGATGATTGAGGATGACGTTCGCCTAGCGCAAATGGTGAGCGACTATTTGGGCAATAACGGCCTGGACGTGATCCATAAGGCGGACGGCAAAAGCGGTCTAGACCAATTGCAGCCGGCAGATGGCAGCTCGCCAGAGCAGCCTGATCTGGTGATTTTGGACTTGATGCTGCCCGATATGGACGGCCTTGAAGTTTGCCGCCGAATTCGCGCCATCCCCGGTGCTGCCGGTCAAGTACCCGTGCTGATGCTGACCGCCAAGGGCGACCCCATGGACCGCATCATCGGGCTAGAGCTGGGCGCTGACGACTACCTGCCAAAACCCTTTGAGCCGCGCGAGCTGCTGGCCCGCATCCGCGCTATCTTGCGCCGCAAGGGTAGTGAAAGTCAGGCTGCGCCTGCCACTGCTGTTATGCGTTTTGGCGGCCTAGAAATTGACCGCGACGCGCGCACTGTCGCCGTGGGCGATCAGGTGGCAGATCTGACGTCTTACCAGTTTGACTTGCTGGTGGCCTTGGCAGAGCGAGCAGGCCGTGTGCTAACCCGCGACCAGATCATGGAGGCGGTGCGAGGCCGCGAGTTAGAGGCCTTTGACCGCTCCATTGACGTCCACATGGGCCGCATCCGCGCCGCGATTGAGGCCGACCCCAAAGCTCCCAAGCGCATTTTGACGGTGCGTGGTGTGGGCTATGTTTTTGCCAAGCAACAAGACTGA
- a CDS encoding ATP-binding protein: MKLLHIFSQRLYLRIWLAVVIGVAVLTLCVAWAWNMAEEQRVQSAATPPSREMVLHGPDGDVLVEGRGNRISGSPVDGVRFEIAAKDGKTYELWMAPREWREGRPPPRDGAVAFWLRPPFGFLWMLGLVGVAVIVGVFPIIRRLLKRLETLQRGVKRFGEGDLSVRVPEHGHDEVADLAHQFNAAAERIETLMTSHKSLLANASHELRSPLTRIRMGLEFMGNDPASARAKVEIQRNITELDQLVDEILLASRLDSSEADVGTVESVDLIGLSAEECARIEADLDMHTDGSLEVQGIAKLLRRAVRNLLENARRYSEGEITLSLAKRGNMALIRVEDHGPGVPEAQRERIFEKFYRLPGASERSGGVGLGLSLVRSIAERHGGTVRCEDRSDGQTGASFVIELPLG; this comes from the coding sequence ATGAAGTTGCTGCACATCTTCTCTCAGCGCCTTTACCTGCGTATCTGGCTAGCCGTGGTGATTGGCGTGGCCGTGTTGACGCTGTGCGTAGCTTGGGCATGGAATATGGCCGAAGAGCAGCGTGTGCAAAGCGCTGCCACACCGCCATCGCGTGAGATGGTGCTGCACGGGCCCGATGGTGATGTTCTGGTCGAAGGGCGCGGCAACCGTATTTCTGGCTCGCCGGTAGACGGTGTGCGCTTTGAAATTGCCGCCAAGGACGGAAAAACGTATGAGCTGTGGATGGCCCCGCGCGAATGGCGCGAAGGCCGCCCACCGCCGCGCGATGGCGCTGTCGCTTTTTGGCTGCGTCCACCCTTTGGCTTTTTGTGGATGCTGGGTTTAGTCGGCGTGGCCGTGATTGTGGGAGTCTTCCCCATCATTCGCCGCTTGCTCAAGCGCCTTGAAACCCTGCAGCGCGGCGTAAAGCGTTTTGGTGAAGGTGATCTATCGGTACGTGTGCCCGAGCATGGCCACGATGAAGTGGCTGATCTGGCTCACCAGTTCAATGCAGCCGCTGAGCGTATCGAGACCTTGATGACATCGCACAAATCCTTGCTCGCCAATGCTTCTCACGAGCTGCGCTCTCCGCTGACGCGCATCCGGATGGGTTTGGAGTTCATGGGCAATGATCCAGCTAGCGCACGTGCCAAGGTCGAGATTCAGCGCAATATCACCGAGCTCGATCAGCTGGTAGATGAAATCTTGCTGGCGAGCCGCTTGGATTCTAGCGAGGCCGATGTAGGCACCGTGGAATCTGTCGATTTGATCGGCCTATCTGCCGAAGAATGTGCGCGTATTGAAGCAGATCTAGATATGCACACGGATGGATCTTTAGAGGTCCAAGGCATCGCCAAACTGCTGCGCCGAGCCGTGCGTAATCTGCTTGAGAATGCCCGCCGTTACAGCGAAGGTGAGATCACGTTGTCGCTTGCCAAGCGCGGCAATATGGCGCTGATTCGAGTCGAAGATCACGGCCCGGGCGTACCCGAAGCACAGCGCGAACGCATCTTCGAGAAGTTCTACCGCCTGCCCGGTGCCAGCGAACGCTCTGGCGGCGTAGGCCTGGGCCTGTCGCTGGTGCGATCGATTGCCGAGCGACATGGCGGTACGGTTCGCTGTGAAGACCGCTCCGATGGACAAACGGGCGCCAGCTTTGTGATTGAGCTGCCGCTGGGCTGA
- a CDS encoding glycosyltransferase family 32 protein, with the protein MDSLTPKTHGELWLARWITRFYKLKPRKLEESPIQQFTRYDIGGSTAAHTGSIPRIIWAYWNAAELPALVQRCVDSWAFFNPGFSIRVLNQAQLGEYISELPALFHELPVPKQSDWIRLELLRLHGGIWLDASTILTQSLNWVLEEQQRTQAEFIGYFLGKFTTQPDCPVVENWFMAAPPASAFITDLHKEFSEQVITRTNSDYISYLQDRKVYEKVLQNIDDPHYLSQHLAIQHVLHSEKSYRLCLARAEDGPFFLHVHGDWRRTPFKLRLLFSRLQGSPVPLIKFRGPDRKRINLYLERKLYVKDSVAQRYLVDLHAQK; encoded by the coding sequence ATGGATTCTCTGACGCCGAAAACTCACGGTGAACTATGGTTAGCTCGGTGGATCACCCGCTTTTACAAACTCAAACCACGCAAGCTGGAAGAAAGTCCGATCCAGCAATTCACTCGTTACGACATTGGCGGCTCTACAGCGGCGCATACAGGCTCGATCCCCCGCATCATCTGGGCTTACTGGAATGCAGCGGAACTCCCTGCGCTTGTGCAGCGCTGTGTAGACAGCTGGGCTTTTTTTAATCCCGGCTTCAGCATTCGTGTGCTCAATCAAGCCCAGCTTGGTGAATATATTTCAGAGCTTCCGGCGCTTTTTCACGAATTACCGGTGCCCAAGCAATCGGATTGGATTCGATTGGAGTTATTGCGTCTTCATGGGGGAATTTGGCTGGACGCAAGCACGATTCTTACGCAGTCGCTCAACTGGGTGCTCGAAGAACAGCAAAGAACACAGGCCGAATTTATTGGCTATTTTTTAGGAAAGTTCACCACGCAACCTGACTGCCCCGTCGTTGAAAATTGGTTTATGGCGGCGCCGCCAGCCAGTGCCTTCATCACGGATTTGCATAAGGAATTTTCAGAGCAAGTCATCACGAGGACTAATTCAGACTACATCTCCTATCTGCAAGATCGCAAGGTGTATGAAAAAGTTCTTCAAAATATCGACGACCCCCACTACCTTAGCCAGCACCTCGCCATTCAGCATGTTCTACACAGCGAAAAGTCTTACCGGCTTTGCCTTGCGAGAGCCGAAGACGGGCCTTTCTTCCTTCATGTGCATGGGGACTGGCGACGCACTCCGTTCAAGCTTCGATTGCTGTTTTCACGCTTGCAAGGCTCGCCCGTTCCATTAATCAAGTTTCGAGGCCCTGACCGTAAACGCATCAATCTATATCTGGAGCGCAAGCTTTATGTGAAAGATAGCGTTGCGCAGCGCTATTTGGTCGACCTTCACGCTCAAAAATAA